TGCTTTTGAGACCAAACACCCCCTCTCTGGGCCCAAATGCCCCCCCCCATCATGGCTCAACCCCCCCCTTGTGAGCCTCATTCTTCCCAATCTCAATTCAGCCCTCAACTTTTGTGGTTAAACACacccttttctccccccccccccccccaaatcagGTTTCAAAATCCCCTTTTGGGTCTCAAACCTCTCTTTTGGGGGACGGAAGCCTCCTTTGGGGGTTGGAAGCCTCCTTTTGGGGCTCATCCCTCCCTATTGGAGCTCCAACCCCCACACTCCACCTTACTTTTGGGGCTAAAAACCTTACTTTATACAGTCATCCCACCCACATCAGAGCTCACCACCCCCTTTTTCAGGGCTCAAAACCCCATTTTCAGGTTCAACCACGTCCCTTCCCAGGCTCAAAGCCACTGTTTTGGGGGCAAACCCCTCCATTTGGTATCCAACACAGTCCCAGCCTCCTCACGggattcaaaaaaaaaccattttGCAGCGATTTCAATTTGGGCCGTTCCCTGCTACAGCCCTGACCTCCTTCcgcccctgcctcagtttccccttttcctgttGCCCTCCGTTTCAACCCAAATCCCCGGGTAAGGGGTTGGGCATGACTCACCCCAGAGGCAGGCGGCGAGGTGGGGGTACCCCATGACAAGTGACAGGGACGCGGTGGCACCACGGTACCGGTGGCAGAGCGGAAGCAGCACTGGACGGCCCCAAAACCACCGTTCAGCCCCAAAACCGCTTCCCACCCCCTTCCATTCCCCCGCCTCGCTGCGGGCTGAGGCCCGAGGCTGCTCGTGGCACCTAAGGGCAGTGACGAGGCTCCCCCCCCTGGACACTTGGGGTCCTGGTGGCCTCGTCCCCGCTGGGACATTTGGGTTCCTTCCCAGTGACAGTGACCCCATAACCTTGTCCTTGTCTGGAAGCTTGAGTCTCTTCCTAGTGACAGTGACTCCAGAACCACATCCTCCTGACCCAATAACCACATCCTTGTCCCTTACCCAGACGCCTGGGTCCCTTCCTGGTGACATCCCCCCCATAACTTCATCCTTGCCATAATATCTGGGTCCCTCCCTAGTGACCCCGTAAGCACATCCTCGTGACCCCATAACCACATCCTCATCCTCGTTTATTGCCCCTCCTGGGTGGGAGGAGGCATAAATTAATTGGGGAagtggggggcagagggggacgCAGTGACCtcctgggggaggggggaggaacAGGACACAGAGGACTGGGGTGGGGGACATGAGGCTGGGGACAAGACTGGGGGATCCTGCGGTCAGCAGTACTCCGAGTAATCCTCCTCCACGTAGTTTGCGGGGAACCAGCCGACCTGGGGGATGAAGAACACGAGGAGGGGGTTGAGGACCTCGGAGGGGTCCCTGGGGGGTTctgtgggggggggaggggccaTACCCGGCCGTAGATCTCTCCTTTCCACCAGCCCGGGTGGCCTTTCTTGCTGAGGACACGGATAACATCGCCCTCGCGCAACGTCAGCTCTGTCCGGTCCCGGGCACAGAAGTCGTAGCGGGCCTTGGCCGAGCCGAAGCTGCGCACGGCCCCTGGGGGGGATGGGGACAACGGTGAGACCCCCCTGGGCCACCCCCCGCCCGAGTCCCTGCCACCACCTGGCTCTCCCAGTCTATTGTCCACCGTTGGCCGTCCCATGGCCGTTCCCTCAAGCCAACCCTTGGCCATCACCCTTGGGGTGTCCTCGTGACACAACTGTCCCCTTCACCCTGCCCCTATGACCTCGCCCCAAGCTCCAATAACTTGCCCCCCACCAAGCTCCAATAACTTGTCCCTCTTTGGCCATTCCTCCCCATTGACCTGAGGACGCTGGTACAGGGAAGAAGCCACCACGTCCATCCCACCACCATGGGGGACCTCACCACATCCAtcccactaccaccaccaccagttCACCACATCCATCCTACCACCACGAGCCCCTCACCTCCTCCCCAACCCACACCCCAGGTCCTACCGGGTGGCCGGGGGCCAGCCCGGCTCTCGGGTTCCTTGAAGGGCACCAGCAGGGCCGTGTCAAGCGCCTTGAAGCAGTCTTTGAGCGAGTTGCGCTGGTAGAACTCCACCAGTTCCTGCAGACAACAGAGTCAAGGGGTCACCacgagcccccagccccaatgGGGGTCTCCCAGGCACCTGGGTTGGGGTTCAGGGGGCTCCAACACCCACCACCAGCCCCTTGAAGGCCTTCTTCTCGGTCAGGCGGTAGAGCCCCTCCGCCGTCATCACCTTGATGTGCTTCACCTCCGTGCGGTACCTGGACGTAGGGACATGGGGGGGCTGAGCTGGAgatccccctgtcccccccaccCAACCCCAGGGGTGGTCCctggggtgcccccagcccctacTTGATGCTGATGGCAAATTCACCGGCGTCCTTCACCCGCTGCCGCACGAGGAAGGCGCCGTCCGAGCGGGGTGTCAGGATCTGCTCGGCTTCCCCCCGCTCCATGGGGCCCGCATACCTGGGGTGGGACAGGATGGGGGTCCTGAGCCCCcaaaccagcacccccagccttcctggggTGATCTGGGGGCTATGGGACAACCCTGAGGAAGGATTTGGGGCCTCCCAGGAAGGATGGTAGTATCAAGGGGGGGCTTGGGGGTGACAGGATGACCCAGGGGGGTGATTCCAGGAGGGATGAAGGACCCCAGGAAGGGATCTGGTGGGGGGGTAGAGGCTATAGGGTGACCCCAGAAACAGTGGGGTGGCCCTGGGGAAGATTCACGGGGTGCCAAGGGCTGTGGGGTGTTCCTTGGTGAGGATTTGGAGTGTGTGCGGGGTCTGGGGCCTGTGGAGGCCCCAAGGGAGGATTTGGGGTGGTCTGGGGGATTTGTGGGGCCTCCAGAGGAGGATTTAGGGGACCCCGACACCGACCAGAGGTAGACGGAGAGATCCGGCAGCGGCGTCTGTGGGAAAGAGGCAGAGATGGGGGGGTCAAAGAGGGGGACAGAGGGTGACTCCCCCAAGACACCCCCCCATATCCCACAgacccctccctccccctccaaaTCCCAAGACACCCCTAAAATTTTGGGGATATCCTCACAGTGCCCAACCCCTGGGGCTCCTGGAGCCATTTTGGGGTATCTCAGGGGCTTTGGGGTCCCTGTACTCACGCAGATGAAGGGTCTGACAGCGGCACAGGGGAACCAGCCCACGTCACCGTTGACCACGttcctgccctggggacagaggACCATGGTGCTGGGGGGGCCCATGGGGGTCCCCTGGCCCCATAACGGGGTCTGTACCCGTTGTGGGGGTCTGGGATGGCTGTGGGAGCCTGGGTTATCTCCATCGCAGGGGTCCACCATGGCCATAAAGGTCCAACCACATGGTGGAGGGGTTCAGCACAGCTGTGGGTGTCCAGAGCCATGGTGGGGGTCCATCCTAGTGGTGGTGGGTCGTGCCCAACCCCATAAGCATCCAGTCCAaccacagctccccagctcaTCATTGGGATCTAGTCTGGCCCATGGTGGACGCAGGAGGCTCTGACTTCACCACCTGGGTCCAGCATGGATTTGGGGGGCTGAACCCAGCCCCTCCTGGAGATCCCTGCACACTCTGGCCACAGTGGGGTCTGTCCCCACCTTTGGGGTCCATCCTGCCATGGCCATTGGGGCCCATCTTCACCGTGGCCATGGGAGATCTGTCCCCATAGCAGAGGTCCATCCCCACTGTGACCATTGGGGTCCATCCCCACCGTGGTGGCCCTGTCCCCAGAAGCTCCCCACCTGCcaccagagctgctcagctTCAGCCACAGTGACCTCCACGATGTCCCCAGGGCTGAGCCTCAGGGCAGGACCCATGGCCCCTGGTGGCGGGGGCACCCCACCATAGTGCTGGTTCGCCTCCATCttgggcagccctgggggaaTGATGGCACACAATGAcgtgggggcggggggggggatgaCACCCCCTCAACCCCCAGGCACGAGGACTCAGATGTCCAAGATACCCCAAGGTTGGACTTACCCAGGTCTCCCCGTTTCTTCTCAGGGCCCGGCCGCTGTGACTTGTTCTGGGAACCAGCGAGACCCTGATGAGTTCCAGGGGGTGACAGCACCACCAGGACCTCCCCACTCCCAAATCTGGGGCATTTCAGCCCATTTTCCCCCATTTCACTGTTACCTTCCTAGTGCCAGAGCTTGAATCTGGGACAGAGAAGAGGAATTGCTCGTTAGTGGGGGGTAATTAACTCTTGCCCCGATTAATGCTTGGTGCTAATTAGGTTCCTGGGGGTGGTGGTCCTCATTAGGGTATTCCACAATGCCTAGCTCTACCTCGGCTCCCATAATGCCCTTCTCCACCCCAGGTCATCTGTTTCTCACAATGTCCTGCTCCACCTTGGCCATGTTGTACCCCGCAGtgctcccctccccatcccGTGATAGCGTCCCACTCCCCCGTCCCATAACGTCCCGCTCCCCCATCCCATAATGCCCCGCTCCCCTGTCCCATAACGTCCCACTCCCCCGTCCCGTGAATCCCCCACTATCCCATAACGCCTCTCACCAGCGCCGCCTTTGCTGCAGGTCCCCAGCCGCCCCAGACACTCCTTGTGCGCGGGGGCCCGGCACCGGCTGCAGCGGTACCCCTGGTAGAACGtgcccctgggggacaccaggACACGGGGGGACACAGAGACACAGTCAGTTCATGGGGACACTCCTTGGCCCACCAATCTCACCCACCCGGGCTTGGCCCAGTCCTGGACCCACCTTGGCCTTGGGGGCAGCCAGTTCTTGACCCACTGGGTCCTTGGCCAACGTTGGCTTTGCCCAACCAGAAGCAACCCAGCGTGGTCTTCACCCACCATGGCCTTGGCTCAACCAGGCTTGAACCACCCAAGGCTTGACCTTGGCCTTGACCCACCTTGGCCTTGACCCAGTCCTTGACCCACCTTGGCCTTGGCCCATGAAGACCTCACCCCATCTGCAACCGCCTCCCTGGGGCATCCCCTTTCCTCAGAACCCCCCACCCACACCATTTCCCACACCAGCCTGTCCATGGAGGGATCTGGGGACACGATTCTGGTCTCCCACCTCAGCAACATCTGGCAGGCCTTGCAGGACGTGGTGTCCTCGAAGGAGAACATCTGGAAGTCATGCCCATCAGCCAGTGCGTGCTCAGGGAAGATGTTGGAGCTGGCGAGAGACGGGGGGACATGGGTCTAGTGGGGCAAATCTGTGTCCTTCGAGGCCACCCGACCCCCCCAAGGTGTGGGGGTACCTACAGGGCCATCTCAAACTGCTCCAGCCACTTCTTCTTCAGCTCGCGCGTCTTGAAGAAGAGCTCGTAGCCCTGCAGCCCGGCCGTGTCGATGAGCAGGAAGGTGTGGGTCCACTGTGGGCATGGGTAGAGGCCATCAGTGCCCAGCTTCACTGCCCCTGGGTGCCTGGGGCCACCAGACCTGGGTGCTTGGGGCCACCAAGGCCCTGATCACTTGGGGCCACCAGACCTGGACACCTGGGGCCACCAGACCTGGGTGTTTGGGGCCACCAAGGCCCTGGGCACTTGGGTTCTCTGAGGACACCAAGGTTCCTTGGGGACTTGGGCCCACCAAGGACTGAACTCAGGTCCACCAGACACGGACACTCGGGTCCTGTAGGGTCCCAGATGTTGGGGTTCACCGGACCCAGACACCTTGGCAAGAAGATATCTGGGGCCACCAAGGACCAGACACCTGGGGCCACCGGGCTCCAACAGATCCACCGAGGACCTGGACACTTGAGTCCAGCAGAGGTGGACGCGTGGGGCTACCAAGAACGCGGACACCCAGGTTTGGGACACCTGGTTCTCATGGTACCTTCTTGCCATCACGGGGGCCAAGGCCACCGTCCCGCAGTTGGTGGCTCTGCAGGTCCACAACTTCTTTGGCCTCGTAGGAATCCCCCCGGCGCTTGCAGATGATCAGGGCCTTGTCCAGGAGGAAGCCGTACCTGGAGACGGGGACAGGGGTGGCACCGGGTCCCCCAGGGCCCCTCGTGCCGCAGgatgtccccatccctgccccagaGTGGCTCGTGTTCTGTCCCCTGCTCTGGGGACAAGGGT
The Oxyura jamaicensis isolate SHBP4307 breed ruddy duck chromosome 30 unlocalized genomic scaffold, BPBGC_Ojam_1.0 oxy30_random_OJ72891, whole genome shotgun sequence genome window above contains:
- the LOC118158534 gene encoding proto-oncogene vav-like; its protein translation is TLCDPSCPHDPPVPPQECSQRANNGRFSLRDLLMVPMQRVLKYHLLLQELVKLTPEPAERERLRAALDAMRDLAQCVNEVKRDNETLKQLTSVQLCLHNMPQSLAQFGRPKIDGELKVSSTERRSKVDRYGFLLDKALIICKRRGDSYEAKEVVDLQSHQLRDGGLGPRDGKKWTHTFLLIDTAGLQGYELFFKTRELKKKWLEQFEMALSNIFPEHALADGHDFQMFSFEDTTSCKACQMLLRGTFYQGYRCSRCRAPAHKECLGRLGTCSKGGADSSSGTRKNKSQRPGPEKKRGDLGLPKMEANQHYGGVPPPPGAMGPALRLSPGDIVEVTVAEAEQLWWQGRNVVNGDVGWFPCAAVRPFICTPLPDLSVYLWYAGPMERGEAEQILTPRSDGAFLVRQRVKDAGEFAISIKYRTEVKHIKVMTAEGLYRLTEKKAFKGLVELVEFYQRNSLKDCFKALDTALLVPFKEPESRAGPRPPGAVRSFGSAKARYDFCARDRTELTLREGDVIRVLSKKGHPGWWKGEIYGRVGWFPANYVEEDYSEYC